One stretch of Pedobacter riviphilus DNA includes these proteins:
- the thrA gene encoding bifunctional aspartate kinase/homoserine dehydrogenase I: MKVLKFGGTSVGSAENIKTLLRLVGEEKQQNSPVVVLSAMSGVTNLLTDMAEMAERGEDYDAHLKEIEAKHFAVIRTLLPAAAQNPVFTRLKIFFNELEDLLQAVANLRELSLQTKDQILSYGERCSTFMISHIASKSIGDSLYVNGSDLIKTDSNFGQAKVDTELTEMLINNFYQENKGKVLFVTGFIASNATGRVTTLGRGGSDYTAAVWGAALNAEEIEIWTDVNGMMTADPRIVKKAFSLPELSYTEAMELSYFGAKVIYPPTMIPAFMKKIPIVIKNTFEPDFAGTYIKSDVKTSSLPIKGISSIDHISIINLTGSGMVGKAGFSGRLFSLLSREQINVVLITQSSSEHSITFAVKPTDASQAISLIKKEFELELDAKKLELPEVENNLSVLAIVGENMKRTPGMSGRLFSALGRNGINVRAIAQGSSEYNISVIISKDDLSKAVNAVHDAFFTDLKRTLNVFCLGTGNIGKTLFNQLKEQMPFLAANNDLQVKVTGISNTRKMIFNADGLSLENWEAELNTNGEQADLAGFVAKMKALNLPNCVFVDNTAAESPIEFYQGIFESSISVVTCNKKGNSADYAQYKSFKDTARKFGVDFYYETNVGAGLPIIRTLRELMMSGDKVARIEAILSGTISYIFNNFKGDAGFYETVKEAQELGYTEPDPRDDLNGKDFMRKMLILARDAGYPLEASDVKIDNILPEACLNATSVEDFYSELQTNAAYFENLKNTAAKDGKVLRYIGKLENGNVEISLQMVDDSHPFYMLSGSDNIISFTTDRYKTRPLVVKGPGAGAEVTAAGVFADIINVGTLNK; encoded by the coding sequence ATGAAAGTACTCAAATTCGGCGGCACATCCGTAGGTTCGGCCGAGAACATTAAAACCCTCTTACGCCTGGTTGGCGAAGAAAAACAGCAGAACAGCCCGGTAGTTGTATTATCGGCAATGAGTGGTGTAACCAATTTACTTACCGATATGGCCGAAATGGCCGAGCGTGGGGAAGATTACGACGCTCATTTAAAAGAAATCGAAGCAAAACACTTTGCTGTAATCCGCACACTTTTACCTGCAGCAGCACAAAACCCTGTGTTTACCCGCTTAAAGATCTTTTTTAACGAGCTTGAAGATCTGTTACAGGCCGTGGCCAATTTGCGCGAACTGAGCTTGCAGACCAAAGATCAGATTTTGAGTTACGGCGAACGTTGCTCTACGTTTATGATTAGTCATATTGCTTCTAAAAGTATTGGTGATTCGCTTTATGTTAATGGATCTGACCTGATTAAAACCGACAGTAATTTTGGGCAAGCGAAAGTAGATACCGAGTTGACTGAAATGCTGATCAACAATTTCTACCAGGAAAATAAAGGCAAAGTACTTTTTGTTACTGGTTTTATAGCGAGCAATGCAACAGGAAGGGTAACAACTTTAGGTCGTGGTGGCTCTGATTATACCGCAGCGGTATGGGGTGCAGCCTTAAATGCAGAAGAAATAGAAATATGGACCGATGTAAACGGCATGATGACAGCTGATCCGCGCATTGTGAAAAAGGCTTTCTCGTTACCTGAGCTTAGCTATACCGAAGCTATGGAACTGAGTTATTTCGGTGCAAAAGTGATCTATCCACCAACAATGATCCCTGCTTTTATGAAGAAAATCCCGATTGTGATCAAAAACACTTTCGAACCCGATTTCGCAGGAACTTATATCAAAAGTGATGTTAAAACATCAAGTTTACCCATAAAAGGAATTTCCTCTATTGATCATATCAGCATTATTAACCTAACTGGCAGCGGCATGGTGGGTAAGGCAGGTTTTAGCGGAAGATTATTCTCGCTGCTTTCGCGCGAACAGATCAATGTAGTATTGATTACCCAGTCTTCATCAGAACATAGCATTACTTTCGCTGTTAAACCAACAGATGCTTCACAGGCGATTTCTTTAATCAAAAAAGAGTTTGAACTGGAGTTAGATGCTAAAAAACTAGAGCTACCAGAAGTTGAAAATAACCTTTCAGTTTTGGCCATTGTTGGCGAAAACATGAAACGTACACCAGGTATGAGCGGACGTTTGTTCAGCGCTTTAGGCCGCAACGGTATCAATGTAAGGGCTATTGCTCAGGGGTCATCAGAATATAACATCTCAGTTATTATCAGCAAGGATGATTTATCGAAAGCCGTAAATGCAGTGCATGATGCTTTCTTTACCGATCTGAAAAGAACATTGAACGTTTTCTGTTTAGGCACCGGAAATATCGGCAAAACCTTGTTTAACCAACTGAAAGAACAGATGCCTTTCTTAGCAGCCAATAACGATCTGCAAGTTAAGGTAACGGGTATCAGTAATACACGAAAAATGATTTTCAATGCTGACGGCTTGTCGTTAGAAAATTGGGAAGCGGAGTTAAATACAAATGGTGAACAGGCAGATTTAGCAGGTTTTGTTGCCAAAATGAAAGCCCTAAACTTACCAAACTGTGTTTTTGTAGATAACACAGCTGCAGAATCGCCAATAGAGTTTTATCAGGGCATATTCGAAAGCAGTATATCGGTGGTAACCTGTAATAAAAAAGGAAACTCGGCAGATTACGCCCAGTATAAATCATTTAAAGATACCGCCCGTAAATTCGGCGTAGATTTCTATTATGAAACCAATGTAGGTGCAGGCTTACCAATTATCCGTACGCTACGCGAACTGATGATGAGCGGCGATAAGGTAGCGCGGATTGAAGCCATTTTATCAGGAACCATTTCTTACATCTTCAATAATTTTAAAGGTGACGCCGGTTTTTACGAAACGGTAAAGGAAGCGCAAGAACTGGGTTATACCGAACCAGATCCTCGCGACGACTTAAATGGAAAAGATTTTATGCGTAAAATGCTGATTCTTGCCCGTGATGCTGGTTATCCCTTAGAAGCCAGTGATGTGAAAATCGATAACATTTTGCCTGAGGCTTGTTTAAATGCCACATCTGTTGAAGATTTCTATTCAGAATTGCAAACAAACGCCGCTTACTTCGAAAACTTGAAGAATACAGCAGCTAAGGATGGAAAAGTTTTGCGTTACATTGGTAAACTTGAAAATGGAAATGTGGAGATCAGTCTGCAAATGGTCGACGATAGTCATCCTTTTTATATGTTATCAGGCAGCGATAACATTATTTCGTTTACTACAGACCGATACAAAACCCGTCCATTGGTGGTAAAAGGCCCAGGCGCAGGTGCTGAGGTTACCGCTGCAGGTGTTTTTGCCGACATCATTAACGTAGGTACCTTAAATAAGTAG
- the pckA gene encoding phosphoenolpyruvate carboxykinase (ATP) — translation MSKKKLQAPDLNYLNLGGNIAVKYQLSPTELIDEALLNKEGILAASGALAVDTGKFTGRSPKDRFIVCDQVTENQVWWGDVNIKISPEKFDQLFYKLTNYLEDKKIYVRDSSACANPDYSISIRVITETAYQNLFAHHLFIRPEEDQLGITPEWTIIAAPGFLADPAIDGTRQGNFSIINFTRKMILIGGTGYTGEIKKGIFSVLNFILPVYKNTLSMHCSANVGKNGDTAIFFGLSGTGKTTLSADPERGLIGDDEHGWGKDSVFNFEGGCYAKCVDLTEEKEPQIFKAIKFGALLENVNFFPGTREVDYSDISKTENTRVAYPIDYIDNAILPSIAAVPKNIFFLTADAFGVLPPISKLNVEQAMFHFMSGYTAKVAGTETGVTEPQLTFSACFGKAFLPLHPSKYAALLGEKMEKHQVNVWLVNTGWSGGPYGVGKRMKLSYTRAMITAALNGDLDHNKYKQHHVFKLMMPLNCPGVPDEILDPSKTWGNQEEYFLKAYELQDAFTENFKQFELTKVPKSRHEALKLC, via the coding sequence ATGAGCAAAAAGAAACTGCAAGCGCCAGATTTAAACTATTTAAATCTAGGTGGAAATATTGCTGTAAAGTACCAATTATCTCCAACGGAATTAATTGATGAAGCCTTATTAAATAAAGAAGGTATACTGGCTGCTTCAGGAGCGCTGGCGGTTGATACCGGAAAGTTTACCGGACGTTCTCCTAAAGACCGCTTTATTGTATGCGATCAAGTAACTGAAAATCAGGTTTGGTGGGGCGATGTAAACATTAAAATTTCTCCGGAGAAATTCGATCAGCTATTTTATAAGCTAACCAATTACCTTGAAGATAAGAAAATCTATGTCCGCGATTCTTCCGCCTGTGCCAATCCGGATTATTCGATATCGATCAGGGTAATTACAGAAACGGCTTATCAGAATCTTTTTGCTCATCATTTGTTTATCCGCCCGGAGGAAGATCAATTGGGTATCACACCAGAGTGGACCATTATTGCTGCGCCAGGCTTCTTGGCCGATCCTGCTATAGATGGAACCAGGCAGGGAAACTTCTCTATCATCAATTTTACCAGGAAAATGATTTTGATCGGGGGAACAGGTTATACCGGCGAAATTAAAAAAGGAATTTTTTCTGTTTTAAACTTTATCCTGCCAGTATATAAGAATACGTTATCGATGCACTGCTCTGCTAATGTGGGGAAAAATGGCGATACGGCTATATTCTTCGGCTTATCAGGCACAGGAAAAACCACTTTATCTGCCGATCCGGAAAGAGGATTAATAGGAGATGACGAACACGGTTGGGGCAAAGATTCGGTATTTAACTTCGAGGGCGGTTGCTATGCGAAATGCGTAGATTTAACCGAAGAGAAAGAGCCACAGATTTTTAAGGCAATCAAATTTGGTGCATTATTGGAGAATGTTAATTTTTTTCCGGGTACGCGGGAGGTTGATTATAGTGATATCAGTAAGACAGAGAATACCCGTGTAGCTTATCCTATAGATTACATTGATAATGCCATTTTACCATCAATAGCGGCTGTTCCGAAAAATATCTTTTTCTTAACTGCAGATGCATTTGGGGTGTTGCCTCCAATTTCAAAATTAAATGTAGAGCAGGCCATGTTCCACTTTATGAGCGGTTATACAGCAAAGGTTGCAGGAACAGAAACAGGGGTAACAGAACCTCAATTAACCTTTTCGGCTTGCTTCGGTAAAGCTTTCTTACCACTGCATCCATCTAAATATGCCGCATTATTAGGAGAGAAGATGGAAAAACACCAGGTAAACGTATGGTTGGTAAATACAGGTTGGAGCGGAGGCCCTTATGGCGTAGGTAAAAGGATGAAATTAAGTTATACCAGGGCGATGATTACTGCAGCGCTAAATGGAGATTTAGATCATAATAAATATAAGCAACACCATGTATTTAAATTGATGATGCCACTAAATTGCCCCGGAGTACCAGACGAAATTTTAGACCCCTCTAAAACATGGGGCAACCAGGAAGAATATTTTTTGAAAGCCTACGAACTGCAGGATGCCTTTACAGAGAATTTCAAGCAATTTGAACTGACAAAAGTACCAAAAAGCAGACACGAAGCGTTAAAATTATGTTAA
- a CDS encoding MotA/TolQ/ExbB proton channel family protein, with protein sequence MANAPKPTTVKKESSSSASNVFATFVIPICIVIGFCVWRFVFGEGSNFIDGDREKLPLAGNYLGTAYKGGPIVAILVGLLLVVIVFSIERFIVIGKASGKSSLDTFIRKVQGLLSAGNIEAAKAECDKQQGSVANVIKSGLKKYSEVEADTNMDVEQSIVAIQKEVEEATALEMPMLEQNLTVIATLVSIGTLVGLLGTVTGMIRAFAGLANSGAPDQSALAVGISEALINTATGILVSTVAIIMYNVLTSKIDKLTYAIDEAGFSIVQTYASSHK encoded by the coding sequence ATGGCAAACGCACCAAAACCAACAACTGTTAAAAAAGAGAGCTCTTCTAGTGCTTCAAATGTATTTGCAACATTCGTTATTCCAATTTGTATTGTAATTGGATTCTGTGTTTGGAGATTCGTATTCGGAGAAGGAAGTAACTTTATCGATGGTGACAGAGAAAAATTACCACTAGCTGGTAACTATCTTGGAACAGCTTACAAAGGAGGTCCTATCGTAGCGATCTTAGTTGGACTACTATTAGTAGTAATTGTATTCTCTATCGAACGTTTTATCGTTATTGGTAAAGCAAGTGGAAAATCTAGCTTAGATACTTTCATTCGCAAAGTACAAGGTTTATTAAGCGCAGGTAACATCGAGGCTGCAAAAGCTGAGTGTGATAAACAACAAGGTTCAGTTGCTAACGTAATTAAATCTGGTTTGAAAAAATACAGCGAAGTTGAAGCTGATACCAATATGGATGTAGAGCAATCAATCGTTGCTATCCAAAAAGAGGTAGAAGAAGCTACAGCTTTAGAAATGCCAATGTTAGAGCAAAACTTAACTGTAATTGCAACTTTGGTATCAATCGGTACATTAGTAGGTTTATTGGGTACAGTAACAGGTATGATCCGTGCATTCGCCGGTTTAGCAAACTCTGGAGCACCAGATCAGTCAGCATTAGCGGTAGGTATCTCTGAAGCACTTATCAATACTGCAACAGGTATCTTAGTATCTACTGTGGCAATTATCATGTACAACGTATTAACTTCTAAAATCGATAAGT